In the Ptychodera flava strain L36383 chromosome 23 unlocalized genomic scaffold, AS_Pfla_20210202 Scaffold_23__1_contigs__length_28996876_pilon, whole genome shotgun sequence genome, ATGCGTTTATAAAGTCGCGGTCCCTCTGTGCAGAATCcgcaaagaattgtaaaaaccTTTGCGTCATATCATCTAAACTCGCGGCCCAGTCTGATTTTTGTCTGATTTACAATGGAAACATTGTTGTTGCTTTATCTTGTTCTAAAAACAGGGTAGGGCTTTCGAACAAAATGTGTGCTTTAAATGACAAAAGGTAAAGACAATTTAGATAAGAAGTGAACAAGACAAATGCACTTTGTCCTTGGTATTTGCATGACAAAGTAGCTAGGAATTTCTGTGAGGCTTGTTAGAACATGTGTGCTCTGTAATGAAAACGTTATGGcttaccaagtttcatcactATAACTGAGGGGTTTTCGTTGGCCACGCATTTCAGTTCCTGATAGAgggataaaataaaaattagaatCATTCAGTGCGTAAAACTGAGTCCGacatgaaattatcattttgtttgaagacGTTTTCTTGTCATCAGTGAAGCAAGCAATCTGTACCTGAACACGTACACAGACTCACACACTGTACACTCAACTACTTGTCCGTAAATATTCACAGGACATCTGTCATGATAGAATCACTCTCTATGAGTTATATAAGGTTTGTACCGCTCCATCACTAAGTCGTGACCCAGTAACGATTCTGGAGTACTTTCTCATGCAAAAAGTTTGGCCAATTTTCAGTGACTTCCGATTTCCTTTATATAGAAGGTACATGATTTAAGAGAACATTCGTTTATTACACGGAGGGGGGGCGGCGGAAATCAGGGGGGTAACTTTTACGACAccgatttttttggggggaggtcaaattttacaatcaatgattggagggggtcaaattttactaaGGTTTGCATGGAGTTATTGGGAAAAAATGACTCTGGAATTTCACCGAAGTGTCGcttggtcctccatacataatatATGATtagtctatgagaagctatgaataatttcttttaaatacaaaactagctaaacctgtgtatttacaaactcttgattattaatattaatgtacttgatcactGTGTATGCAATTTCGCTTATTCAGTATTAATGGCCTGCTGCCAAGATGTACAAACTTCAATAGAAAACAATACGGATCGCTAGTAAACAGAATTCCTGGTTCAAAAGAACGCATACACATACATCTACAAGAAAGCTTAAATATTTGCCTAGTGGGCATCTCTAGTAATCTCTTCCCAgcattttgtcacaaaaaatgtATCTGCTCATTTTCCTTAGTGTGACGGTATTCTGAGATGAAAGGAGGGTCTTCAACATACATAACAAGAGGGTTAAAGTAATAGGTATATATTTCGCTGTCAAGTCCATATACGTTGGACAAACaagtaaaaagtgaaaaatgtcGTCAACGATACTAAGATTACAAAAAGCACAAACTCTTTCGTGTCCGGGAATATTATTCTACTGGACCGTTGATCAGACTAGGATAGTTACCGATTCATGTGTAAAGCaaaaaattggattttgaaatttcaccgagatgttgattcactatacaccaTGGTCTataaggaaactatgaataatttttcttccaatacaaaaataggtaattctgtgtatttatgtactattgattattgatattagtgtacttgatttgactagggcgattacaagttcatgtgtgtgcaagaaacttgattttggaatttcaccaaaaatgttgattctctatacattATGGTATGggaggaaactttgaatatttttttacaataaaaaaactagctattaaaatttgtgctttaaaaagtttgacactttatataaatgtacgtgatgagaatattgtatttgaaaaagCAGATCTAaaaaaccaatatgatattggaatatcgtacagtgattatttgtaaacttcaaaaaggattctttgaaagttcaaagatcAAAGAGGAAATTACAATCCGATTAAGATATTAatgatacggactgtgacatctgggggaGGATCGctgtttttgtgcatgaaaattcaaggggtgggtaactctttttcttgcaaacacttttgaaggacCTAATTTTTCAGCCCAGGGCCTGAGTGTGCGTaaggttaatgaatcaaatctgatgattttttgttttgggggggggggaggggggctaGGGGTCACACTTTACAATTGGTGAATTTTAGTGtcaaattataaaaatttgatttggaatgggtcgctttttacatttcatttgtcgctcatattccaccgaccccccctcTTCTCCCAGTAAAAAAATGAATGTTCCCTTACGAATCTTTCATATAAGGTAGTGAACCATCTCTAAACGTTTTAGAGAGTTATATGAAGCTATGTTACAATGACCTACAATTATGAGTTTGCAGAGGTCCTCAATAAGCGatttaaggagaaaatgactAATAAACGATTTGTTCGGGTTAAAAGTACAGTATTAAAGAGGATAGGTTTATAACCATGGGTTTGTTTTCGAACTTGACTGAAATAACAATCTACCGACAGGGTTTCCCTGAAAAATCTTGCCAAACATAACGTGACTGACATACAAGTTCGCCAAATTTACGCATTGATAGTCTGCCGTGCATAGCATTTTCCTCTTTTGATTCCCCCTATCGGCCGACATTTGATATGTTGGTTAATTCAAGTATTGAAAAAACTTACCTCCGCGTTATGAGGAGTCCGACAACAAGCAAAGATGTGATTTGGTGGGGAGGCAAGCTCCAACAACTGGCGGACAAGTGCAAGACCAAGGCTGCGGTTAGTGCCAGTGATCAGCACAGATTT is a window encoding:
- the LOC139123873 gene encoding uncharacterized protein, whose protein sequence is MFAPKSVLITGTNRSLGLALVRQLLELASPPNHIFACCRTPHNAEELKCVANENPSVIVMKLDPGWLAKEIGGGIGPTPPEESAKALLKVFATGTEAHQGDFYTHQGEQLPF